A genomic window from Streptomyces sp. NBC_00234 includes:
- a CDS encoding PP2C family protein-serine/threonine phosphatase yields MNGPVIDYEAVFQALPAAVALLTPDLVYADVNEAFLSMAGRTREQVVGRYLFDVFPDNPNDPEATGVRNLRASLQRVATTGERDTMALQRYDVEDSHRPGVWQKRYWSPVNAPVFAADGTMVLLLHRVEEVTELVRARDARGDNDRPQALEAELYTRARELQKVNERLRKAHAREREVALHLQRAMLPLPRPLGHHRAAVRYQPATGALNVCGDWYDLVDLPGADRTTVAVGDVVGHGLRAAGVMGQLRSALSAASRVAEGPAQALEVLGLYARSVEGAESTTAVSVFIDWSRRTLTYSSAGHPPPALVAPDGAVTFLDGATDPPLGARPEHVARPQARAAYAEGSVLVLYTDGLIERRHEDIDTGLERLAVSLARHRAATPDALADALLEDLMAPAGITDDTALVVLRL; encoded by the coding sequence GTGAACGGACCGGTCATCGACTACGAGGCCGTCTTCCAGGCCCTGCCGGCCGCGGTCGCCCTGCTGACCCCCGACCTGGTGTACGCGGACGTCAACGAGGCGTTCCTGTCGATGGCCGGGCGCACCCGCGAGCAGGTTGTCGGCCGCTATCTGTTCGACGTCTTCCCCGACAACCCCAACGACCCCGAGGCGACCGGGGTGCGCAACCTCCGCGCGTCGCTGCAGCGCGTCGCGACCACCGGGGAGCGCGACACCATGGCGCTGCAGCGCTACGACGTGGAGGACTCCCACCGGCCCGGGGTGTGGCAGAAGCGGTACTGGAGTCCGGTCAACGCACCCGTCTTCGCCGCGGACGGGACCATGGTGCTGCTCCTGCACCGGGTCGAAGAGGTCACCGAACTCGTCCGGGCCCGCGACGCCCGGGGCGACAACGACCGCCCCCAGGCCCTCGAAGCCGAGCTCTACACGCGCGCCCGGGAACTGCAGAAGGTCAACGAACGCCTGCGGAAGGCCCATGCCCGCGAACGCGAGGTGGCCCTCCATCTCCAGCGTGCGATGCTGCCGCTGCCCCGGCCCCTCGGTCACCATCGTGCGGCCGTGCGCTATCAGCCCGCCACGGGGGCTCTGAACGTGTGCGGCGACTGGTACGACCTCGTCGACCTGCCCGGGGCGGATCGCACCACAGTCGCCGTGGGGGACGTCGTCGGCCACGGACTGCGCGCGGCCGGAGTCATGGGCCAGCTGCGCAGCGCACTGTCCGCGGCATCCCGGGTAGCCGAGGGGCCCGCTCAGGCCCTGGAAGTCCTCGGCCTGTACGCGCGGTCCGTCGAAGGGGCGGAATCGACCACTGCGGTGTCGGTCTTCATCGACTGGAGCAGGCGCACCCTCACGTACAGCAGCGCCGGCCATCCCCCGCCCGCGCTGGTGGCCCCGGACGGCGCCGTCACCTTCCTCGACGGGGCCACCGATCCCCCGCTCGGCGCCCGCCCCGAACACGTCGCCCGTCCCCAGGCGCGGGCCGCCTACGCCGAGGGCTCCGTCCTCGTCCTCTATACCGACGGACTCATCGAACGCCGCCACGAGGACATCGACACCGGCCTGGAGCGTCTCGCCGTCTCCCTCGCCCGCCACCGCGCCGCCACCCCCGACGCCCTAGCCGACGCTCTCCTGGAAGACCTCATGGCGCCTGCGGGTATCACCGACGACACCGCACTGGTCGTGCTGCGTCTGTGA
- a CDS encoding GNAT family N-acetyltransferase: MTDLVIRPLAAGEEALFESLPDPGLVGFAAFGDTYCGMAAAGEYRPEWTWVALRDGAVVARAAWWAGPKDDKPVALDWFDFTDAGAAAQLLRASPLRAEYSLKLPPGWRDVPTVREQAQARIDAAVAAGMSPLVERFRYRWTPDCGVPARPGRLEFRPEPDDAAILDVFRRIHQGSLDAHVRRTVAASGLDVAAQEELDYLRWLPSPREWWRLAYNPAGELVGLSVPARNYGDPLIGYIGVVPEQRGHGYAYDLLVEATHKLADEGVDRIVAGTDQTNVPMAAHFARVGYPIAQERIDLI; this comes from the coding sequence ATGACCGATCTGGTCATCCGCCCCCTTGCCGCAGGCGAGGAAGCACTGTTCGAATCCCTGCCCGATCCTGGCCTGGTCGGCTTCGCCGCCTTCGGCGACACCTACTGCGGGATGGCCGCCGCCGGTGAATACCGCCCCGAGTGGACCTGGGTGGCCCTGCGCGACGGCGCCGTGGTGGCGCGGGCAGCTTGGTGGGCCGGGCCGAAGGACGACAAGCCGGTCGCTCTGGACTGGTTCGACTTCACGGACGCCGGTGCGGCCGCACAACTGCTCCGCGCCTCGCCGCTGCGGGCCGAGTACTCGCTCAAGCTGCCGCCCGGCTGGCGCGACGTCCCGACGGTCCGGGAACAGGCCCAGGCCCGGATCGACGCGGCCGTCGCCGCAGGCATGTCTCCTCTGGTCGAGCGGTTCCGCTACCGCTGGACGCCGGACTGCGGCGTGCCCGCGCGACCGGGCCGCCTCGAATTCCGTCCCGAGCCCGACGACGCGGCGATCCTCGACGTCTTCCGTCGTATCCACCAGGGCAGTCTCGACGCCCACGTGCGCCGAACCGTCGCCGCGTCCGGGCTGGATGTGGCCGCCCAGGAAGAACTGGACTATCTGCGCTGGTTGCCCAGCCCGCGCGAGTGGTGGCGCCTTGCCTACAACCCTGCCGGGGAACTCGTCGGCCTGAGCGTCCCCGCCCGCAACTACGGAGACCCTCTCATCGGCTACATCGGCGTCGTGCCCGAGCAGCGTGGCCACGGGTACGCCTATGACCTGCTCGTCGAGGCCACGCACAAGCTCGCTGACGAGGGCGTGGACCGCATCGTGGCCGGGACCGACCAGACCAACGTTCCGATGGCCGCCCACTTCGCGAGGGTCGGCTACCCCATCGCCCAGGAACGCATCGATCTGATCTGA
- a CDS encoding PQQ-like beta-propeller repeat protein, giving the protein MGTREGGSVSRRRILELAGAGLGLAVIGAGLVGCGPEDPAEKPAGGAKPGGGGKGDDFTTPPAGSAPEPLWRADAANDNLAGIQALARVGDVVLVSGDPLVGRDVVSGKEKWSRAGITTPGARLIVGGGTLYLSSAEYDGDIVGLDPATGKETWRSRLGKAYRQPRPIAADDRHVYVLAGILEKDFSAPTNVIAAIDTTTGKVAWSEKRDAGTEEYGITASVVGKRLVYTDYRENLTVRDTTTGRQVWTKKMGKSNYRRFAVHEDLVIVADGQRLRAFDLATGKEPWSLATEEFSQFKDPQVCDGVLYASDSVRGLWAVNPGTGKQIWHNEDLLETATQAWQFAKVGGTLYGATEFDKEGGVHAFDAATGKLRWTYNDNTGDIQQWYVVEAGKRLAVMHGKRLYALPAV; this is encoded by the coding sequence ATGGGGACACGCGAGGGTGGATCGGTATCGCGCAGGCGGATACTCGAACTGGCCGGGGCAGGGCTCGGGCTCGCCGTCATAGGGGCAGGTCTAGTGGGGTGCGGTCCCGAGGACCCTGCTGAGAAGCCGGCGGGCGGCGCGAAGCCGGGCGGGGGCGGGAAGGGCGACGACTTCACCACGCCGCCGGCGGGCTCCGCGCCCGAGCCGCTCTGGCGGGCGGACGCCGCGAACGACAATCTGGCCGGAATTCAGGCCCTCGCCCGTGTCGGGGACGTGGTCCTCGTGTCGGGTGACCCCCTGGTGGGACGGGATGTCGTCAGCGGCAAGGAGAAGTGGTCGCGGGCCGGCATCACGACCCCCGGAGCCCGGCTCATCGTCGGAGGCGGAACGCTCTACCTCTCCAGCGCCGAGTACGACGGTGACATCGTGGGTCTCGATCCGGCCACCGGCAAGGAGACCTGGCGCAGCCGCCTGGGCAAGGCGTACCGGCAGCCGCGCCCGATTGCGGCCGACGACCGCCATGTCTACGTGCTCGCGGGCATCCTGGAAAAGGACTTCTCGGCGCCGACGAACGTGATCGCCGCCATCGACACGACCACCGGCAAGGTGGCCTGGAGCGAGAAGCGCGACGCGGGCACCGAGGAGTACGGCATCACCGCCTCGGTCGTCGGCAAGCGCCTCGTGTACACGGACTACCGCGAGAACCTGACCGTCCGTGACACGACGACGGGCCGACAGGTGTGGACGAAGAAGATGGGGAAGTCCAACTACCGCCGCTTCGCCGTCCACGAGGACCTGGTGATCGTGGCGGACGGGCAGCGGCTGCGGGCGTTCGATCTGGCGACGGGCAAGGAGCCCTGGTCCCTCGCGACGGAGGAGTTCAGCCAGTTCAAGGACCCGCAGGTGTGCGACGGAGTGCTCTACGCGTCCGACAGTGTGCGCGGCCTGTGGGCGGTGAACCCCGGCACGGGCAAGCAGATCTGGCACAACGAGGACCTGCTGGAAACGGCCACGCAGGCATGGCAGTTCGCCAAGGTGGGCGGCACTCTGTACGGCGCGACCGAGTTCGACAAGGAGGGCGGCGTGCACGCCTTCGACGCCGCGACCGGGAAGCTGCGCTGGACGTACAACGACAACACCGGGGACATCCAGCAGTGGTACGTCGTGGAGGCGGGCAAGCGGCTCGCGGTGATGCACGGGAAGCGGCTGTACGCATTGCCTGCGGTCTGA
- a CDS encoding glycosyltransferase family 2 protein, which yields MPQKRQTSGIKKPKISVVVPCYNEIDVVRHTHARLTGTLRRLSGFDYEQIYVDDGSVDGTWEAIESLAGTDPTVRAIRFSRNFGHQAACMAGLREAAGDAVVVIDADLQDPPELIPEMAQLWLDGWSVVSARRRRRDGETLFKKASAYAFYRLLNAMSDHALALDTGDFRLLDRELVAHLSDTSDRNLYLRGAISWFGFPEASVEYDRNPRLAGESKYTLRKMFALSRRGLLAGSVTPLRMSTCVGAAALLGGLGAAVIRRDPKLLVRPGTFGAQTLAIGIVGEYLHAVFRQVQGHPDYVVKEQLGTPSRTLTAKERIAS from the coding sequence GTGCCACAGAAGAGGCAGACGTCCGGCATCAAGAAACCGAAGATCAGCGTCGTCGTCCCCTGCTACAACGAGATCGACGTCGTCCGGCACACCCACGCACGCCTGACCGGAACGCTGCGCCGGCTCAGCGGCTTCGACTACGAGCAGATCTACGTGGACGACGGCAGCGTGGACGGCACGTGGGAGGCCATCGAGTCGCTGGCCGGGACCGACCCGACCGTCCGGGCCATCCGGTTCAGCAGGAACTTCGGGCATCAGGCAGCGTGCATGGCCGGTCTGCGCGAGGCGGCCGGGGACGCGGTCGTCGTGATCGACGCGGATCTGCAGGACCCCCCGGAACTCATACCGGAGATGGCCCAGTTATGGCTCGACGGCTGGTCGGTGGTGTCCGCACGCCGGCGCAGACGGGACGGGGAGACCCTGTTCAAGAAGGCCAGTGCCTATGCGTTCTACCGGCTGCTCAACGCCATGTCCGACCACGCGCTCGCCCTCGACACAGGTGACTTCCGGCTGCTGGACCGGGAGCTGGTGGCGCACCTGAGCGACACCAGCGACAGGAACCTCTATCTCCGCGGCGCGATCAGCTGGTTCGGCTTCCCGGAAGCCAGCGTCGAGTACGACAGGAACCCTCGTCTGGCGGGGGAATCGAAGTACACCCTGCGCAAGATGTTCGCCCTGTCCCGGCGCGGACTGCTGGCCGGCTCGGTCACTCCGCTGCGGATGTCCACCTGCGTCGGCGCCGCCGCGCTGCTGGGCGGCCTGGGTGCCGCCGTGATCCGGCGTGACCCGAAGCTCCTCGTACGACCTGGGACCTTCGGCGCACAGACCCTCGCCATCGGCATCGTCGGTGAGTACCTCCACGCGGTCTTCCGCCAGGTGCAGGGACATCCCGACTACGTCGTCAAGGAACAGCTCGGCACGCCCTCACGCACCCTCACTGCCAAGGAGCGCATCGCCTCGTGA
- a CDS encoding NAD(P)/FAD-dependent oxidoreductase, whose protein sequence is MNSDTEVQLDPVDVVIVGAGFTGLAAALELAGQGRSVRVLERDPAVGGLAASFDVGSQRLERFYHHWFSSDNEMIALCETLGISHLLEAHETRTGLFYANSVYRLSAPLDVLRFAPLPLKDRIRLGLLALRARKVKHWRELESLTAEEWLVSLGGRRVYEVVWRPLLEGKFGKYADQVGATWMWTKLHLRGGSRTRSGRETLYYIRGGCQALLTALQEHLESMGVDIRTSTPADCVRVEGSGVTGVEANGAFHPARQVLLTTAPQLAASLLDHKSADHPAVPELLRRWRGVEYLGNVCLVLENNRKLSDTYWLNVNDPDFPYVGVIEHTNLDSPERYGGKHVVYLSKYLPTDAPLYRMSDDEVFEYSLPHIKRMFPDFDRSWVERYHVWHADHAQPVITPHYTRVMPPVESGVRGLYLSGMAQVFPEDRGTNYAVRGGRRAGRLVADRHASTGSDHV, encoded by the coding sequence GTGAACTCCGACACCGAAGTACAGCTCGACCCCGTGGACGTCGTCATCGTGGGTGCCGGCTTCACCGGCCTCGCCGCCGCACTCGAACTCGCCGGTCAGGGGCGCAGTGTCCGCGTGCTGGAGCGGGACCCGGCCGTCGGTGGGCTCGCCGCGAGTTTCGACGTCGGCAGTCAGCGGCTTGAGCGCTTCTACCACCACTGGTTCTCCTCGGACAACGAGATGATCGCGCTCTGCGAGACCCTCGGGATATCGCATCTGCTGGAGGCCCACGAGACCCGCACCGGACTCTTCTACGCCAACTCCGTCTACCGGCTGTCGGCGCCCCTGGACGTCCTGCGCTTCGCACCCCTGCCGCTGAAGGACCGCATCCGGCTGGGGCTCCTCGCACTGCGCGCCCGCAAGGTGAAGCACTGGCGGGAACTGGAATCGCTCACCGCCGAGGAGTGGCTGGTGTCTCTGGGCGGACGGCGCGTGTACGAGGTGGTCTGGCGCCCCCTGCTGGAGGGGAAGTTCGGAAAGTACGCCGACCAGGTCGGTGCCACCTGGATGTGGACCAAGCTCCACCTGCGGGGCGGCAGCCGCACACGCTCGGGGCGCGAAACGCTCTACTACATCAGGGGAGGCTGCCAGGCCCTGCTGACAGCCCTCCAGGAGCACCTGGAGTCGATGGGGGTGGACATCCGCACCAGTACCCCGGCCGACTGTGTGCGGGTCGAGGGTTCAGGGGTCACGGGTGTGGAGGCGAACGGCGCGTTCCATCCCGCCCGTCAGGTCCTGCTCACCACCGCGCCCCAGCTGGCCGCCTCCCTGCTGGACCACAAGAGCGCCGACCACCCCGCGGTGCCCGAGCTGCTCCGCCGCTGGCGCGGAGTGGAGTACCTCGGCAACGTGTGCCTCGTCCTGGAGAACAACCGCAAGCTCTCCGACACCTACTGGCTGAACGTCAACGACCCCGACTTCCCCTACGTCGGTGTCATCGAGCACACCAACCTCGACAGCCCCGAGCGCTACGGGGGGAAGCACGTCGTCTACCTCTCCAAGTACCTGCCGACGGACGCCCCGCTGTACCGGATGTCCGACGACGAGGTCTTCGAGTACAGCCTCCCCCACATCAAGCGCATGTTCCCCGACTTCGACCGCAGCTGGGTGGAGCGCTACCACGTGTGGCACGCGGACCACGCGCAGCCGGTGATCACCCCGCACTACACACGGGTGATGCCGCCGGTCGAATCCGGGGTCAGGGGGCTGTACCTGTCGGGAATGGCCCAGGTGTTCCCCGAGGACCGCGGGACCAACTACGCGGTACGCGGCGGGCGTCGCGCCGGCCGCCTCGTCGCCGACCGGCACGCCTCCACCGGGAGCGACCATGTCTGA
- a CDS encoding aspartate aminotransferase family protein: MSELLTLDDAENLTTEQVHDLYQRFVSRSQVSLIGSFGFGRDLVDHAQGAWIHLRDGRRILDFTGGVGVLNHGHNHPRLLTARRRFQEARRMEVHKNYFSPYVAALSHNLAALLPGDLNISYFPNSGAEAVEGAVKLAYKYHRGRRGTVLHTDIAFHGKLLGAGSLTASPEVHFPYPGIPGTDTFGYDDVDSFLLALDRHTDSTGESDVYAVVLEPFSASSLRECSAAFLHEVRRVCTERDIVLIFDEVYTGWGKTGALFHFMHHPGLVPDIVTTSKSFGGGKSSISGYITREPLFRAAYDNLADATLHSTTYYGFGEETATALEAVAIAVEEDFPGRARALGERLGDGLAGIAARHPRLVRGVRGRGALHGVFLNPGPEVPARLRAALPSSLAKDPQALAKILTGAVVAALYRDHGVLTFFGSNRAIALIASPPLVAQEDEVDLFLNALDEVLDQGAVRLVSALVREKVTG, translated from the coding sequence ATGTCTGAGCTGCTCACGCTGGACGACGCGGAGAACCTGACCACCGAGCAGGTCCACGACCTGTACCAGAGGTTCGTCAGCCGCAGCCAGGTCTCCCTCATCGGTTCCTTCGGCTTCGGCCGCGATCTGGTCGATCACGCGCAGGGCGCGTGGATCCATCTGCGGGACGGCCGCCGCATCCTCGACTTCACCGGTGGCGTCGGTGTGCTGAACCACGGCCACAACCACCCCCGGCTCCTCACGGCCCGGCGCCGCTTCCAGGAGGCCCGCCGGATGGAGGTGCACAAGAACTACTTCTCCCCGTACGTCGCCGCGCTGAGCCACAATCTGGCGGCGCTGCTCCCCGGCGACCTGAACATCAGCTACTTCCCCAACTCGGGTGCGGAGGCGGTGGAGGGCGCGGTCAAGCTCGCGTACAAGTACCACCGGGGCCGGCGCGGCACCGTGCTGCACACGGACATCGCCTTTCACGGGAAGCTCCTGGGCGCGGGCAGCCTGACCGCGTCCCCGGAGGTCCACTTCCCGTACCCGGGCATCCCCGGGACGGACACCTTCGGATACGACGACGTGGACTCCTTCCTCCTCGCCCTCGACCGGCACACCGACTCCACGGGCGAGAGCGACGTCTACGCCGTCGTGCTGGAGCCGTTCAGCGCCTCCAGCCTGCGGGAGTGCTCCGCCGCGTTCCTGCACGAGGTGCGGCGGGTGTGCACCGAACGCGACATCGTGCTGATCTTCGACGAGGTGTACACCGGCTGGGGCAAGACGGGTGCCCTGTTCCACTTCATGCACCATCCCGGGCTCGTCCCCGACATCGTGACGACGTCGAAGTCCTTCGGTGGCGGGAAGTCCTCGATCTCCGGCTACATCACCCGCGAGCCCCTCTTCCGCGCGGCCTACGACAACCTCGCGGACGCCACGCTCCACAGCACGACCTACTACGGGTTCGGTGAGGAGACCGCCACCGCTCTGGAGGCCGTGGCGATCGCGGTCGAGGAGGACTTCCCCGGCCGGGCCCGTGCGCTGGGCGAGCGCCTCGGCGACGGACTCGCGGGCATCGCGGCGCGGCATCCCCGGCTGGTCCGCGGGGTCAGGGGGCGTGGCGCCCTGCACGGGGTGTTCCTCAACCCGGGGCCCGAAGTCCCCGCCCGGCTGCGGGCCGCCCTGCCGAGCTCGTTGGCCAAGGACCCGCAGGCCCTGGCGAAGATCCTGACCGGGGCCGTGGTCGCCGCCCTGTACCGGGACCACGGTGTGCTGACGTTCTTCGGCTCCAACCGTGCCATCGCCCTGATCGCCTCCCCTCCCCTGGTGGCCCAGGAGGACGAGGTGGACCTCTTCCTCAACGCCCTGGACGAGGTCCTCGACCAGG